One genomic region from Argentina anserina chromosome 2, drPotAnse1.1, whole genome shotgun sequence encodes:
- the LOC126784449 gene encoding uncharacterized protein LOC126784449 — MRFVESFVYEISNFRCIENQRKSVVVPHQVQLLFSDNTQFRLIPEYAHPIPYYWFQFIELDNLQSRVDDDTFLTDVIGVVAHVPPAEYLEIRGKQTTKQCIVIHDSRGNNVRVTLWDSVAYEFDIGVVAMLPPPVIAAFSSTRVRRLCGHTEVYSTSDTAVFLNPGITVAYDLRARILSPVNVAQTDTNSVDNAVIEVDNMHGYTAQDVFVIGAMITEIQFGSGWYYISCAKCSRKLKFSESYLMCCPRHGSPRIGIPMYKMKISLEDSTGTIDVGFSGKPAEDFFGVTARELVDEQGYNDASVLPDTITDKMFQRYVWRIGRRGSEMSVLSVSVLCDQKNNSGCFIEPDVTSIEKAMNSAGGAGNSANI, encoded by the exons ATGAGATTTGTAGAAagttttgtctatgaaatttCAAACTTTAGGTGTATTGAAAATCAAAGGAAATCTGTTGTTGTACCACATCAAGTCCAATTGTTATTCAGTGACAACACACAATTCAGACTTATACCTGAATACGCCCATCCAATTCCTTATTACTGGTTTCAGTTCATTGAGTTGGACAATCTTCAATCGAGAGTAGATGATGACACATTTCTAACAG ATGTCATTGGAGTAGTGGCTCATGTTCCTCCTGCTGAATACCTAGAAATCAGAGGAAAACAGACGACAAAGCAGTGTATTGTTATACATGACTCAAG AGGGAATAATGTCAGGGTTACATTATGGGATTCAGTAGCTTATGAGTTTGATATTGGTGTTGTCGCAATGCTGCCTCCTCCGGTGATAGCTGCATTCAGTAGCACGAGGGTTAGAAGATTGTGTG GTCACACTGAGGTCTATTCGACATCGGATACTGCTGTATTTTTAAACCCTGGAATCACTGTGGCATATGATTTAAGGGCAAG GATATTATCCCCTGTAAATGTTGCTCAGACTGATACAAATTCAGTTGATAATGCTGTTATTGAGGTCGACAATATGCACGGATATACAGca CAAGATGTTTTTGTTATTGGGGCTATGATTACAGAGATTCAGTTTGGAAGTGGTTGGTACTATATATCTTGCGCAAAATGTAGTAGAAAACTGAAATTCTCAGAGTCTTACCTGATGTGCTGTCCGCGTCATGGTAGTCCGCGAATTGGAATTCCGAT GTACAAGATGAAGATTTCTCTTGAGGATAGCACCGGTACTATTGATGTCGGGTTTAGCGGCAAACCAGCAGAGGATTTTTTCGGCGTTACGGCCCGTGAATTAGTTGATGAACAGGGGTATAATGATGCAAGTGTTCTTCCTGATACAATAACTGACAAAATGTTTCAGCGATATGTGTGGCGTATTGGACGTCGTGGGTCGGAAATGAGTGTGTTGTCTGTATCTGTTTTGTGTGATCAGAAGAACAACAGTGGCTGCTTTATAGAACCTGATGTTACTTCGATAGAAAAAGCAATGAATTCAGCTGGTGGCGCTGG GAATTCGGCTAATATATGA
- the LOC126783375 gene encoding E3 ubiquitin-protein ligase APD3-like isoform X1 has product MYRPTWAHSTPTGPLRWQETFARLLTPLTLWICVSVSIRYGYYGDNCITLGPSSSRLMKASSVFVQQVEVRDVDKKGVSLYALSEEPKLSHQVDWNVSNYLIIGAYSRKGYSFWLNKGSRISMRLEAHPTHVNQLQVVMLKGERKFELLQPEQASSGNAFNESKIGKEAVYSIEEDDRYYLDIINTNPKSIIITVNMNVSSKMYDTTKAKAICSTATKGSSCQLRLIFPNTHYVILTTPNNVSLDFKLISDMVNISANLTNNSLQGDLLGWYIELSFVARVITYIGILGFIVVMIFLILKYLGACDVESSSVVEFSRQEINETYPIVPRKTVPQTYGTNEEDDDSGASSSSSEELYDEKLCVICYDEQRNCFFVPCGHCATCYDCAQRIMEGESKVCPICRRLIHKVRRLFHS; this is encoded by the exons ATGTACCGACCTACGTGGGCGCATTCGACTCCGACTGGCCCTCTGCGGTGGCAAGAGACTTTTGCTCGCCTGCTTACTCCTTTGACCCTTTGGATATGTG TTTCAGTGAGCATCCGATATGGTTACTATGGAGATAACTGCATAACGCTTGGCCCGAGCTCATCTCGCTTGATGAAGGCTAGTTCTGTTTTTGTGCAACAAGTTGAAGTGAGAGATGTTGACAAGAAAGGGGTTTCTCTCTATGCTCTATCTGAAGAGCCCAAGTTGAGCCACCAAGTTGATTGGAATGTGTCTAACTACTTGATCATTGGTGCTTATAGTCGCAAG GGGTATTCTTTCTGGTTAAACAAGGGTTCAAGGATATCCATGAGATTAGAAGCTCACCCTACCCATGTAAATCAACTCCAAGTTGTCATGCTTAAGG GGGAACGGAAATTTGAATTACTGCAGCCGGAACAAGCAAGTTCTGGGAATGCCTTTAATGAATCCAAAATTG GTAAAGAAGCTGTATATAGCATTGAGGAGGATGACAGGTACTACCTTGACATCATAAACACAAATCCTAAAAGCATAATCATAACGGTGAATATGAATGTCTCCTCAAAGATGTATGATACTACAAAAGCTAAGGCCATCTGCTCGACAGCAACTAAGGGTTCTTCCTGCCAGCTCAGGCTTATATTCCCCAATACTCATTATGTCATACTGACCACACCTAACAATGTAAGCCTCGATTTCAAGCTAATATCCGACATGGTTAACATTTCGGCCAATTTAACCAACAACTCATTGCAGGGGGATCTTCTTGGATGGTACATTGAGCTTTCGTTTGTGGCTCGTGTGATAACATACATTGGAATCTTAG GGTTTATAGTGGTCATGATCTTTCTAATACTGAAATACCTCGGCGCCTGTGATGTTGAAAGTAGTTCTGTAGTAGAATTCTCCAGACAAGAAATTAATGAGACTTACCCTATAGTTCCACGCAAGACAGTTCCACAAACATACGGTacaaatgaagaagatgatgattctGGAGCTTCAAGTAGCTCCTCAGAGGAATTATATGATGAGAAGCTATGTGTGATATGTTATGATGAGCAGCGAAATTGCTTCTTCGTTCCTTGTGGTCACTGTGCAACCTGCTACGACTGTGCTCAGAG GATCATGGAAGGGGAGAGTAAGGTATGTCCCATATGTAGAAGGCTCATTCACAAAGTGAGAAGATTGTTTCACTCTTAA
- the LOC126783375 gene encoding E3 ubiquitin-protein ligase APD3-like isoform X2, which produces MYRPTWAHSTPTGPLRWQETFARLLTPLTLWICVSVSIRYGYYGDNCITLGPSSSRLMKASSVFVQQVEVRDVDKKGVSLYALSEEPKLSHQVDWNVSNYLIIGAYSRKGYSFWLNKGSRISMRLEAHPTHVNQLQVVMLKGERKFELLQPEQASSGNAFNESKIGKEAVYSIEEDDRYYLDIINTNPKSIIITVNMNVSSKMYDTTKAKAICSTATKGSSCQLRLIFPNTHYVILTTPNNGDLLGWYIELSFVARVITYIGILGFIVVMIFLILKYLGACDVESSSVVEFSRQEINETYPIVPRKTVPQTYGTNEEDDDSGASSSSSEELYDEKLCVICYDEQRNCFFVPCGHCATCYDCAQRIMEGESKVCPICRRLIHKVRRLFHS; this is translated from the exons ATGTACCGACCTACGTGGGCGCATTCGACTCCGACTGGCCCTCTGCGGTGGCAAGAGACTTTTGCTCGCCTGCTTACTCCTTTGACCCTTTGGATATGTG TTTCAGTGAGCATCCGATATGGTTACTATGGAGATAACTGCATAACGCTTGGCCCGAGCTCATCTCGCTTGATGAAGGCTAGTTCTGTTTTTGTGCAACAAGTTGAAGTGAGAGATGTTGACAAGAAAGGGGTTTCTCTCTATGCTCTATCTGAAGAGCCCAAGTTGAGCCACCAAGTTGATTGGAATGTGTCTAACTACTTGATCATTGGTGCTTATAGTCGCAAG GGGTATTCTTTCTGGTTAAACAAGGGTTCAAGGATATCCATGAGATTAGAAGCTCACCCTACCCATGTAAATCAACTCCAAGTTGTCATGCTTAAGG GGGAACGGAAATTTGAATTACTGCAGCCGGAACAAGCAAGTTCTGGGAATGCCTTTAATGAATCCAAAATTG GTAAAGAAGCTGTATATAGCATTGAGGAGGATGACAGGTACTACCTTGACATCATAAACACAAATCCTAAAAGCATAATCATAACGGTGAATATGAATGTCTCCTCAAAGATGTATGATACTACAAAAGCTAAGGCCATCTGCTCGACAGCAACTAAGGGTTCTTCCTGCCAGCTCAGGCTTATATTCCCCAATACTCATTATGTCATACTGACCACACCTAACAAT GGGGATCTTCTTGGATGGTACATTGAGCTTTCGTTTGTGGCTCGTGTGATAACATACATTGGAATCTTAG GGTTTATAGTGGTCATGATCTTTCTAATACTGAAATACCTCGGCGCCTGTGATGTTGAAAGTAGTTCTGTAGTAGAATTCTCCAGACAAGAAATTAATGAGACTTACCCTATAGTTCCACGCAAGACAGTTCCACAAACATACGGTacaaatgaagaagatgatgattctGGAGCTTCAAGTAGCTCCTCAGAGGAATTATATGATGAGAAGCTATGTGTGATATGTTATGATGAGCAGCGAAATTGCTTCTTCGTTCCTTGTGGTCACTGTGCAACCTGCTACGACTGTGCTCAGAG GATCATGGAAGGGGAGAGTAAGGTATGTCCCATATGTAGAAGGCTCATTCACAAAGTGAGAAGATTGTTTCACTCTTAA
- the LOC126784483 gene encoding cytochrome P450 81Q32-like: protein METSFYYYILLFIIYLFFKNYLQKHNKKFPPSPSLSFPIIGHLYLIKKPLHKTLAKLANKYGPILFVKFGSRPVVIVSSPSAAEECFTKNDITFANRPGLLAGKHLGYNYTTLVWASYGSHWRNLRRIASLELLSSHRLQMFHGIRADEVGSLILRLLQGSIDGEFHIVDMKSTFFELTLNVLMRMIAGRRYYGENKTGLEEAKRFREIVTETFVLSGATNIGDFMPALKYVGANGLENKLLILQKKRDRFMQDLIEEHRKGQSGTVSKQRSKTMVEVLLSLQETEPEYYTDDIIRGLMQVMLSAGTDTSAGSMEWGLSLLLNNPEALAKAQTEIDDQIGQSRLIEEADLANLPYLHGIINETLRMYPADPLLVPHESSQECTIEGYHVPRGTMLLVNIWAIQNDPKLWEQPEQFKPERFLKNEANGFQMLPFGTGRRGCPGEGLATRIIGLALGSLIQCFEWERSSDEVVDMSEGAGLTMPKAQALLAKCRPRPIMLPLLSQL, encoded by the exons ATGGAAACATCATTCTACTACTACATTTtgctcttcatcatctatctTTTCTTCAAGAACTATTTGCAGAAACATAATAAAAAGTTCCCACCAAGCCCTTCTCTATCTTTTCCCATCATTGGCCATCTCTACCTCATTAAGAAACCCCTCCATaaaacacttgcaaaattagCCAACAAATATGGACCAATCTTGTTTGTTAAATTCGGCTCCCGCCCTGTTGTCATCGTATCCTCTCCTTCTGCAGCTGAGGAATGCTTCACCAAAAATGACATCACTTTCGCCAACCGCCCCGGACTGCTGGCTGGAAAACACCTCGGATATAACTACACCACCCTCGTATGGGCCTCTTATGGCTCTCACTGGCGCAACTTGAGACGCATAGCGTCCCTTGAGCTATTGTCATCTCATCGCCTGCAGATGTTTCATGGCATACGTGCAGATGAAGTCGGATCATTGATTTTACGCCTTCTCCAAGGTTCCATTGATGGTGAGTTTCACATTGTGGACATGAAGTCAACGTTTTTTGAGCTGACTCTTAATGTTTTGATGAGAATGATTGCTGGAAGAAGATACTATGGGGAAAACAAGACAGGACTGGAGGAAGCTAAGAGGTTTAGGGAGATAGTGACAGAGACATTTGTTTTGAGTGGAGCTACCAATATTGGAGATTTTATGCCAGCTTTAAAATATGTTGGAGCAAATGGGCTTGAAAATAAGCTGTTGATATTGCAAAAGAAGAGGGACAGGTTCATGCAAGATTTGATTGAAGAACATAGAAAAGGGCAGAGTGGCACTGTTTCTAAACAGAGAAGCAAGACCATGGTGGAGGTGTTGCTTTCACTGCAAGAAACTGAACCTGAATATTACACTGATGATATCATAAGAGGCCTGATGCAA GTGATGTTATCAGCAGGAACTGACACCTCAGCTGGATCCATGGAATGGGGGCTTTCACTTCTGCTCAACAACCCAGAAGCCCTTGCAAAAGCACAGACAGAAATTGATGACCAAATTGGGCAAAGCAGGCTCATTGAGGAAGCAGACCTTGCCAACCTTCCCTATCTCCATGGCATCATAAACGAAACCCTTAGAATGTACCCAGCAGACCCACTTCTAGTACCCCATGAGTCATCACAAGAGTGTACCATCGAAGGGTACCATGTCCCTCGGGGCACAATGCTGTTGGTGAACATTTGGGCCATACAGAATGATCCCAAATTGTGGGAGCAGCCTGAGCAGTTCAAGCCAGAGAGGTTTTTGAAGAATGAAGCAAATGGTTTCCAAATGCTGCCGTTTGGGACAGGAAGGAGAGGCTGTCCCGGCGAAGGCTTAGCGACACGAATCATCGGGCTAGCCTTAGGATCACTGATCCAGTGCTTTGAGTGGGAGAGAAGTAGTGATGAAGTGGTGGACATGAGTGAAGGGGCTGGCCTCACTATGCCTAAAGCTCAAGCTTTACTAGCAAAGTGCAGGCCACGCCCTATAATGCTGCCATTACTTTCACAGCTCTAG
- the LOC126783375 gene encoding E3 ubiquitin-protein ligase APD2-like isoform X3 — protein MKASSVFVQQVEVRDVDKKGVSLYALSEEPKLSHQVDWNVSNYLIIGAYSRKGYSFWLNKGSRISMRLEAHPTHVNQLQVVMLKGERKFELLQPEQASSGNAFNESKIGKEAVYSIEEDDRYYLDIINTNPKSIIITVNMNVSSKMYDTTKAKAICSTATKGSSCQLRLIFPNTHYVILTTPNNGDLLGWYIELSFVARVITYIGILGFIVVMIFLILKYLGACDVESSSVVEFSRQEINETYPIVPRKTVPQTYGTNEEDDDSGASSSSSEELYDEKLCVICYDEQRNCFFVPCGHCATCYDCAQRIMEGESKVCPICRRLIHKVRRLFHS, from the exons ATGAAGGCTAGTTCTGTTTTTGTGCAACAAGTTGAAGTGAGAGATGTTGACAAGAAAGGGGTTTCTCTCTATGCTCTATCTGAAGAGCCCAAGTTGAGCCACCAAGTTGATTGGAATGTGTCTAACTACTTGATCATTGGTGCTTATAGTCGCAAG GGGTATTCTTTCTGGTTAAACAAGGGTTCAAGGATATCCATGAGATTAGAAGCTCACCCTACCCATGTAAATCAACTCCAAGTTGTCATGCTTAAGG GGGAACGGAAATTTGAATTACTGCAGCCGGAACAAGCAAGTTCTGGGAATGCCTTTAATGAATCCAAAATTG GTAAAGAAGCTGTATATAGCATTGAGGAGGATGACAGGTACTACCTTGACATCATAAACACAAATCCTAAAAGCATAATCATAACGGTGAATATGAATGTCTCCTCAAAGATGTATGATACTACAAAAGCTAAGGCCATCTGCTCGACAGCAACTAAGGGTTCTTCCTGCCAGCTCAGGCTTATATTCCCCAATACTCATTATGTCATACTGACCACACCTAACAAT GGGGATCTTCTTGGATGGTACATTGAGCTTTCGTTTGTGGCTCGTGTGATAACATACATTGGAATCTTAG GGTTTATAGTGGTCATGATCTTTCTAATACTGAAATACCTCGGCGCCTGTGATGTTGAAAGTAGTTCTGTAGTAGAATTCTCCAGACAAGAAATTAATGAGACTTACCCTATAGTTCCACGCAAGACAGTTCCACAAACATACGGTacaaatgaagaagatgatgattctGGAGCTTCAAGTAGCTCCTCAGAGGAATTATATGATGAGAAGCTATGTGTGATATGTTATGATGAGCAGCGAAATTGCTTCTTCGTTCCTTGTGGTCACTGTGCAACCTGCTACGACTGTGCTCAGAG GATCATGGAAGGGGAGAGTAAGGTATGTCCCATATGTAGAAGGCTCATTCACAAAGTGAGAAGATTGTTTCACTCTTAA